From Microtus ochrogaster isolate Prairie Vole_2 unplaced genomic scaffold, MicOch1.0 UNK80, whole genome shotgun sequence, a single genomic window includes:
- the Rabggta gene encoding geranylgeranyl transferase type-2 subunit alpha codes for MHGRLKVKTSEEQAEAKRLEREQKLKLYQSATQAVFQKRQAGELDESVLELTSQILGANPDFATLWNCRREVLQQLETQKSPEELDALVKAELGFLESCLRVNPKSYGTWHHRCWLLGRLPEPNWARELELCARFLEVDERNFHCWDYRRFVAAQAAVAPAEELAFTDSLITRNFSNYSSWHYRSCLLPQLHPQPDSGPQGRLPENILLKELELVQNAFFTDPNDQSAWFYHRWLLGRAEPQDVLRCLHVSRDEACLSVCFSRPLIVGSRMGTLLLMVDEAPLGVAWRTPDGGNRASHVWLCDLPTASLNDQLPQHTFRVIWTASDAQKECVLFKGRQECWCRDSATDEQLFRCELSVEKSTVLQSELESCKELQELEPENKWCLLTIILLMRALDPLLYEKETLQYFRTLKAVDPMRAAYLDDLRSKFLLENSVLRMEYAEVRVLHLANKDLTVLCHLEQLLLVTHLDLSHNRLRALPPALGALRCLEVLQANDNALESLDGVANLPRLQELVLCNNRLHQSATLQPLASCPRLVLLDLQGNSLCQEQGISERLAAMLPSVSSILT; via the exons ATG CATGGGCGCCTGAAGGTGAAGACGTCCGAAGAGCAGGCAGAAGCTAAAAGGCTAGAACGGGAGCAGAAGCTGAAGCTCTACCAGTCAGCCACACAAGCTGTCTTCCAGAAG CGGCAGGCTGGTGAGCTGGACGAGTCAGTGCTAGAACTGACAAGCCAGATTCTGGGAGCCAACCCTGATTTTGCCACCCTCTGGAACTGTCGCCGAGAAGTGCTCCAGCAGCTAGAAACCCAGAA GTCCCCTGAGGAGTTGGATGCTCTTGTGAAAGCAGAGCTAGGCTTCCTAGAGAGCTGTCTGCGCGTGAACCCCAAGTCCTATGGCACCTGGCACCACCGCTGCTGGCTTCTAGGCCGCCTGCCTGAGCCCAACTGGGCCCGAGAGCTGGAACTGTGTGCTCGCTTCCTTGAAGTTGATGAGCGGAACT TTCATTGCTGGGACTATCGGCGGTTTGTCGCTGCGCAGGCTGCTGTAGCGCCTGCAGAAGAGCTAGCCTTCACTGATAGCCTCATCACCCGGAACTTCTCCAACTATTCCTCCTGGCATTACcgctcctgcctcctgccccagCTGCACCCCCAGCCAGACTCGGGCCCACAGGGACGCCTCCCTGAAAACATACTGCTGAAAG AGCTGGAGTTGGTGCAAAATGCCTTCTTTACTGACCCCAACGATCAGAGTGCCTGGTTCTATCACCGCTGGCTCCTTGGCCGGG CGGAGCCACAGGACGTTCTGCGCTGCCTGCACGTGAGCCGGGATGAGGCCTGTCTGTCAGTCTGCTTTTCTCGTCCCCTAATA GTGGGCTCCAGGATGGGGACTTTACTACTCATGGTTGATGAGGCGCCTCTGGGTGTGGCGTGGAGGACTCCAGATGGCGGGAACCGGGCCAGCCATGTCTGG ctgtgtgacctgcCCACCGCCTCTCTCAATGACCAGCTGCCCCAGCACACGTTCCGTGTCATCTGGACAGCAAGTGATGCCCAGAAGGAGTGTGTGCTCTTTAAAG GCCGCCAGGAGTGCTGGTGCCGGGACTCAGCCACTGATGAGCAGCTATTCAG GTGTGAGCTGTCGGTGGAAAAGTCCACAGTGCTGCAGTCTGAGCTTGAATCCTGTAAGGAGCTGCAGGAGCTGGAGCCTGAGAATAAAT GGTGCCTGCTGACCATCATCCTGCTGATGCGGGCCCTGGACCCCCTCCTCTATGAGAAAGAGACGCTACAATACTTCCGCACCCTCAAA GCTGTGGACCCAATGAGAGCAGCGTACTTGGATGACCTGCGCAGCAAGTTCCTGCTGGAGAACAGCGTCCTCAGGATGGAGTATGCCGAGGTGCGTGTGCTGCACCTGGCTAACAAG GATCTGACAGTGCTCTGCCACCTGGAGCAGCTACTCTTGGTCACTCATCTTGACCTGTCACATAATCGTCTCCGAGCCCTACCCCCAGCCCTGGGTGCTCTGCGCTGTCTTGAG GTGCTGCAGGCCAATGATAATGCCCTAGAGTCCTTGGATGGTGTGGCTAACCTTCCCCGGCTGCAGGAGCTGGTACTATGCAATAACC GCCTCCATCAGTCTGcaactctccagcctcttgcctcTTGCCCCAGGCTAGTCCTCCTCGACCTGCAGGGCAACTCACTGTGCCAAGAACAGGGCATCTCGGAGCGTTTGGCTGCAATGCTGCCTTCTGTCAGCAGTATCCTCACCTAG